A genomic region of Scyliorhinus canicula chromosome 4, sScyCan1.1, whole genome shotgun sequence contains the following coding sequences:
- the zbtb37 gene encoding zinc finger and BTB domain-containing protein 37 isoform X1 — translation MEKDGSIQLEVPDFSSSVLAQLNQLRMQGRLCDIVVDVQGKSFRAHKAVLAASSPYFRDHMSLGEMSAVSISVIKSPAVFERLLAFCYTGKLCLQVADIISYLTAASFLQMQYIIDKCTQILDGIHFRIDVSEVEAGLNQDGPKRPAQSRIGSVATPNTRRSRAPSGFGRRSPLPDELGSTAGDERLVRIDRVGQWYVETGVSGDRSPEGIRQIGGMRIKTETPDEWIMSENQPSGEDGSSAEEVTAMVIDSAGHSSLVQEAYPNTASSGKISRPSSSFSEIDRFSPSGSVVCTVPERHRARSESPGKNEERKQPNSQTDEAPLFGVSGYEEYLRDQEVAERWYRYNPRLTCLYCGKSFNQKGSLDRHMRLHMGITPFVCRICGKKYTRKDQLEYHIRKHTGNKPFHCHVCGKSFPFQAILNQHFKKNHPGCTLLDGLHSISPETTSKGQNGEESPPQDEAKAIGELIHASVSTTGPD, via the exons ATGGAGAAGGATGGCAGCATCCAGCTGGAGGTGCCGGATTTCAGCAGCTCCGTGCTGGCGCAGCTCAACCAGCTGCGGATGCAAGGCCGGCTCTGTGACATCGTGGTTGACGTCCAGGGGAAATCGTTCCGGGCCCACAAGGCGGTGCTGGCTGCCAGTTCGCCCTACTTCCGTGATCACATGTCCTTGGGAGAGATGAGTGCCGTCTCCATCTCTGTCATCAAGAGCCCCGCAGTATTTGAGCGCCTCCTCGCCTTCTGCTACACAGGCAAACTATGCCTGCAGGTGGCCGACATCATCAGTTACCTGACGGCTGCCAGCTTCCTCCAGATGCAGTACATCATCGACAAGTGCACTCAGATCCTCGATGGCATTCACTTCCGCATTGACGTCTCGGAAGTGGAGGCAGGGCTCAATCAGGATGGCCCAAAGCGTCCTGCCCAGTCCCGCATTGGTAGTGTTGCCACCCCCAATACCCGCCGCAGTCGAGCACCCTCTGGGTTCGGCCGCAGGAGCCCACTGCCAGACGAGCTAGGGAGCACCGCTGGCGATGAGAGGCTGGTGAGAATTGACCGGGTGGGCCAGTGGTATGTGGAGACAGGAGTCAGCGGCGATCGCAGCCCAGAGGGCATCCGGCAGATTGGTGGTATGCGGATCAAGACAGAAACTCCGGACGAATGGATCATGTCGGAGAACCAACCATCTGGGGAGGATGGCAGCAGTGCAGAGGAAGTAACAGCCATGGTGATCGACAGCGCTGGGCACAGCTCTCTAGTCCAGGAGGCTTATCCGAACACTGCCTCGAGTGGCAAGATCTCAAGACCCTCCAGCAGCTTCAGTGAGATAGACAG ATTCAGCCCATCTGGCAGCGTTGTTTGTACCGTACCTGAACGCCACAGAGCGCGGAGCGAGTCACCGGGCAAAAATGAGGAGCGGAAACAGCCTAACTCACAG ACTGACGAGGCCCCCCTGTTCGGCGTCAGTGGCTATGAAGAATACCTGCGGGACCAAGAGGTGGCCGAGCGCTGGTACCGCTACAACCCTCGGCTGACTTGCCTGTACTGTGGCAAGTCCTTTAACCAGAAGGGAAGCCTGGACCGCCACATGCGGCTGCACATGGGCATAACACCCTTTGTATGCCGGATCTGTGGGAAAAAGTACACCCGTAAGGACCAGTTGGAGTATCACATCCGCAAACACACCGGGAACAAGCCCTTCCACTGCCATGTGTGTGGCAAGAGCTTTCCGTTCCAGGCCATTTTAAACCAGCACTTCAAAAAGAACCACCCAGGCTGCACGCTGCTGGATGGGCTCCACAGTATTTCACCAGAGACCACCTCCAAGGGACAGAATGGGGAAGAGTCGCCACCTCAGGATGAGGCGAAAGCCATAGGCGAACTGATTCATGCTTCCGTCTCGACTACTGGGCCAGACTGA
- the zbtb37 gene encoding zinc finger and BTB domain-containing protein 37 isoform X2, translating into MEKDGSIQLEVPDFSSSVLAQLNQLRMQGRLCDIVVDVQGKSFRAHKAVLAASSPYFRDHMSLGEMSAVSISVIKSPAVFERLLAFCYTGKLCLQVADIISYLTAASFLQMQYIIDKCTQILDGIHFRIDVSEVEAGLNQDGPKRPAQSRIGSVATPNTRRSRAPSGFGRRSPLPDELGSTAGDERLVRIDRVGQWYVETGVSGDRSPEGIRQIGGMRIKTETPDEWIMSENQPSGEDGSSAEEVTAMVIDSAGHSSLVQEAYPNTASSGKISRPSSSFSEIDSVNKQLRKLTSPRKIGSSLHPSEIHVVCAPLTNAVRALTKGTVGVWCVSLNVVSITVNSAHLAALFVPYLNATERGASHRAKMRSGNSLTHRLTRPPCSASVAMKNTCGTKRWPSAGTATTLG; encoded by the exons ATGGAGAAGGATGGCAGCATCCAGCTGGAGGTGCCGGATTTCAGCAGCTCCGTGCTGGCGCAGCTCAACCAGCTGCGGATGCAAGGCCGGCTCTGTGACATCGTGGTTGACGTCCAGGGGAAATCGTTCCGGGCCCACAAGGCGGTGCTGGCTGCCAGTTCGCCCTACTTCCGTGATCACATGTCCTTGGGAGAGATGAGTGCCGTCTCCATCTCTGTCATCAAGAGCCCCGCAGTATTTGAGCGCCTCCTCGCCTTCTGCTACACAGGCAAACTATGCCTGCAGGTGGCCGACATCATCAGTTACCTGACGGCTGCCAGCTTCCTCCAGATGCAGTACATCATCGACAAGTGCACTCAGATCCTCGATGGCATTCACTTCCGCATTGACGTCTCGGAAGTGGAGGCAGGGCTCAATCAGGATGGCCCAAAGCGTCCTGCCCAGTCCCGCATTGGTAGTGTTGCCACCCCCAATACCCGCCGCAGTCGAGCACCCTCTGGGTTCGGCCGCAGGAGCCCACTGCCAGACGAGCTAGGGAGCACCGCTGGCGATGAGAGGCTGGTGAGAATTGACCGGGTGGGCCAGTGGTATGTGGAGACAGGAGTCAGCGGCGATCGCAGCCCAGAGGGCATCCGGCAGATTGGTGGTATGCGGATCAAGACAGAAACTCCGGACGAATGGATCATGTCGGAGAACCAACCATCTGGGGAGGATGGCAGCAGTGCAGAGGAAGTAACAGCCATGGTGATCGACAGCGCTGGGCACAGCTCTCTAGTCCAGGAGGCTTATCCGAACACTGCCTCGAGTGGCAAGATCTCAAGACCCTCCAGCAGCTTCAGTGAGATAGACAG TGTGAACAAACAACTTAGAAAATTGACTAGCCCCAGGAAAATTGGAAGCTCCCTGCATCCTTCTGAAATCCATGTCGTGTGTGCCCCTCTCACTAATGCAGTAAGagccctaactaaagggacggTTGGGGTCTGGTGTGTGTCGCTGAATGTGGTGTCCATTACAGTCA ATTCAGCCCATCTGGCAGCGTTGTTTGTACCGTACCTGAACGCCACAGAGCGCGGAGCGAGTCACCGGGCAAAAATGAGGAGCGGAAACAGCCTAACTCACAG ACTGACGAGGCCCCCCTGTTCGGCGTCAGTGGCTATGAAGAATACCTGCGGGACCAAGAGGTGGCCGAGCGCTGGTACCGCTACAACCCTCGGCTGA